In the Wyeomyia smithii strain HCP4-BCI-WySm-NY-G18 chromosome 2, ASM2978416v1, whole genome shotgun sequence genome, one interval contains:
- the LOC129723963 gene encoding uncharacterized protein LOC129723963 has protein sequence MIKFSVVAFALLGVTLAYEHYGFINEVKHIPYKWYGGGEGGIGGGMGGGMGGEFGGGMGGGFGGGMGGGMGGGFGGGMGGGIGGGFGGGSEGGEEYYSYPKYKYEYGVKDYKTGDHKSQWEVRDGDVVKGEYTLDEADGTKRIVEYYADSKNGFEAKVKNIGHGGMQGGIGGGEGGFGGGYYGGYSYSKLKKYN, from the exons ATGATCAAATTTTCCGTGGTGGCTTTTGCCCTATTGGGCGTTACTTTGGCCTACGAGCACTACGGTTTTATCAATGAGGTCAAGCATATCCCATACAAGTGGTACGGTGGCGGCGAAGGCGGCATCGGCGGTGGAATGGGTGGCGGAATGGGCGGCGAGTTTGGCGGTGGTATGGGTGGTGGTTTTGGCGGCGGCATGGGTGGAGGAATGGGCGGTGGTTTCGGCGGTGGAATGGGCGGCGGAATTGGTGGCGGCTTCGGAGGCGGCAGCGAG GGTGGAGAGGAATACTACTCGTACCCGAAATACAAGTACGAGTATGGAGTGAAGGATTACAAAACCGGAGACCACAAGAGCCAATGGGAGGTACGAGATGGAGATGTCGTCAAGGGAGAATACACACTGGATGAGGCCGATGGAACTAAACGCATCGTTGAGTATTATGCCGATAGTAAAAACGGTTTTGAAGCCAAGGTGAAGAATATCGGACATGGAGGAATGCAGGGAGGAATCGGCGGCGGTGAGGGTGGATTCGGAGGCGGTTATTACGGCGGATACAGCTATAGTAAGCTGAAAAAATACAATTGA
- the LOC129723965 gene encoding prisilkin-39-like has product MAKYFILLLVLVSLAAVQGTRGGGIRGGRLGHKNLLAAGSLIGLGYGLGSGGFGGYAPPPVGLYATPLIHGAPYGLSPYGYGHGYGYGHGYGYGRKPRGFHLGYEVGYQGKLGYVKLKRDNLRHVQVAVGLGQEQTPYVG; this is encoded by the exons ATGGCCAAATATTTTATCTTGCTGCTCGTTCTGGTGAGCCTGGCCGCAGTCCAAGGTACCCGAGGAGGCGGTATACGAGGCGGGAGGCTCGGCCACAAAAACCTTCTAGCCGCTGGTAGTTTGATCGGTCTCGGATACGGGCTAGGATCGGGAGGCTTCGGAGGATACGCTCCTCCTCCTGTGGGTCTGTATGCGACACCGTTGATCCATGGTGCTCCGTATGGACTAAGTCCGTATGGTTACGGTCACGGATACGGTTACGGTCACGGTTACGGATATGGTCGCAAGCCC CGTGGATTCCACCTCGGGTACGAAGTTGGCTATCAGGGCAAACTTGGATACGTCAAGCTAAAGCGCGACAACCTGAGGCACGTTCAAGTTGCTGTTGGTCTCGGCCAAGAGCAGACGCCATACGTAGGTTAG